Proteins encoded within one genomic window of Panicum virgatum strain AP13 chromosome 1N, P.virgatum_v5, whole genome shotgun sequence:
- the LOC120657220 gene encoding auxin efflux carrier component 1a encodes MITGADFYHVMTAMVPLYVAMILAYGSVRWWRIFTPDQCSGINRFVALFAVPLLSFHFISTNNPYTMNLRFIAADTLQKLMVLAMLTAWSHLSRRGSLEWTITLFSLSTLPNTLVMGIPLLKGMYGDFSGSLMVQIVVLQCIIWYTLMLFMFEYRGARMLITEQFPDNAGAIASIVVDPDVVSLDGRRDAIETEAEVKEDGKIHVTVRRSNASRSDIYSRRSMGFSSTTPRPSNLTNAEIYSLQSSRNPTPRGSSFNHNDFYSMVGRSSNFGAADAFGVRTGATPRPSNYEDDASKTKYPLPVVNAAPGAGHYPAPNPAVAAAPKGAKKAATNGQAKGEDLHMFVWSSSASPVSDVFGGGAPDYNDAAAVKSPRKMDGAKDRDDYVERDEFSFGNRGAMDRDAEAGDEKAAAAVAGADPNAVAAPTAMPPTSVMTRLILIMVWRKLIRNPNTYSSLIGLIWSLVCFRWNFEMPAIVLKSISILSDAGLGMAMFSLGLFMALQPRIIACGNKVATFAMAVRFLTGPAVMAAASFAVGLRGTLLHVAIVQAALPQGIVPFVFAKEYNVHPDILSTAVIFGMLIALPITLVYYILLGL; translated from the exons ATGATTACGGGGGCGGACTTCTACCACGTGATGACGGCCATGGTACCGCTGTACGTGGCGATGATCCTCGCGTACGGGTCGGTGCGGTGGTGGCGCATCTTCACGCCGGACCAGTGCTCCGGCATCAACCGCTTCGTCGCGCTCTTCGCCGTGCCGCTGCTCTCCTTCCACTTCATCTCCACCAACAACCCCTACACCATGAACCTGCGCTTCATCGCCGCCGACACGCTGCAGAAGCTCATGGTGCTCGCCATGCTCACCGCCTGGAGCCACCTCAGCCGCCGGGGCAGCCTCGAGTGGACCATCacgctcttctccctctccacgcTGCCCAACACTCTCGTCATGGGCATCCCGCTGCTCAAGGGCATGTACGGCGACTTCTCCGGCAGCCTCATGGTGCAGATCGTCGTGCTCCAGTGCATCATCTGGTACACGCTCATGCTCTTCATGTTCGAGTACCGCGGCGCGCGGATGCTCATCACCGAGCAGTTCCCGGACAACGCGGGGGCCATCGCCTCCATCGTCGTCGACCCGGACGTCGTCTCCCTCGACGGCCGGAGGGACGCCATCGAGACCGAGGCGGAGGTCAAGGAGGACGGCAAGATACACGTCACCGTGCGCCGCTCCAACGCCTCTCGCTCCGACATCTACTCGCGCCGCTCCATGGGCTTCTCCAGCACCACGccgcgccccagcaacctcacCAACGCCGAGATCTACTCGCTGCAGTCGTCGCGCAACCCGACGCCGCGGGGCTCCAGCTTCAACCACAACGACTTCTACTCCATGGTCGGCCGCAGCTCCAActtcggcgccgccgacgccttcggCGTCCGCAccggcgccacgccgcgccCGTCCAACTACGAGGACGACGCGTCCAAGACCAAGTACCCGCTCCCCGTCGTGAATGCGGCGCCCGGGGCGGGCCACTACCCCGCGCCCAACccggcggtggccgcggcgccCAAGGGCGCCAAGAAGGCCGCCACGAACGGGCAGGCCAAGGGCGAGGACCTCCACATGTTCGTCTGGAGCTCCAGCGCGTCGCCGGTCTCGGACgtcttcggcggcggcgcgccggactACAACGACGCCGCGGCCGTCAAGTCCCCCCGCAAAA TGGATGGAGCGAAGGACAGGGACGACTACGTGGAGCGCGACGAGTTCAGCTTCGGGAACAGGGGCGCGATGGACAGGGATGCGGAGGCGGGGGACGagaaggccgcggcggcggtggcgggcgccGACCCCAACGCGGTGGCCGCGCCGACGGCGATGCCTCCCACGAGCGTGATGACCCGGCTGATCCTGATCATGGTGTGGCGCAAGCTCATCCGCAACCCCAACACCTACTCCAGCCTCATCGGCCTCATCTGGTCGCTCGTTTGCTTCAG GTGGAACTTCGAGATGCCGGCCATCGTCCTGAAATCCATCTCCATCCTGTCGGACGCAGGACTCGGGATGGCCATGTTCAGTCTCG GGCTGTTCATGGCGCTGCAGCCGCGGATCATCGCGTGCGGGAACAAGGTGGCGACGTTCGCCATGGCCGTGCGCTTCCTGACCGGGCCGGCCGTGATGGCGGCCGCGTCCTTCGCCGTGGGCCTCCGGGGCACGCTTCTGCACGTCGCCATCGTCCAG GCAGCTCTGCCCCAGGGCATTGTCCCCTTCGTCTTCGCAAAGGAGTACAACGTGCACCCTGACATTCTCAGCACTGC AGTCATTTTTGGCATGCTCATCGCCCTGCCGATCACGCTCGTCTACTACATCCTGCTCGGGCTGTGA